A region from the Hypomesus transpacificus isolate Combined female chromosome 11, fHypTra1, whole genome shotgun sequence genome encodes:
- the slc17a5 gene encoding sialin, translated as MEHYATDTETEDQEEPLLDRGEDEHIERAPACGSSRYGLALLSSYGFFVAYALRVNLSVAMVDMLNNTDASGNTSSSVCPAHSSPERPQHNHTASVYDWDSETQGWILGSFFYGYILTQVPGGYLARKYGAKWLLGLGILGTVIFTLLTPVAADLGPGYLIAVRVLEGIGEGVTFPAMHAMWSSWAPPMERSRLLTISYTGAQLGTVIALPLSGEICFYLDWTYVFYVFGAVGLVWFILWVLLVSNTPSTHPRISEQEKRYIISSLKNELSPTVDHIPWGSILTSVPLWAIVVAHFSYNWTFYTLLTLLPTYMSNILGFSIQQNGALSALPYIGCGVLAVLGGQMADRLRESCRFSTVAVRKAFTIVGMLGPAVFLVAAGYTDCNYILAVAFLSVSSSLGGLSASGFNINHLDIAPSYAGILLGITNSFATIPGMVGPVIARALTKNNTIEEWQTVFYISACINLFGAAFYTVFGRGEVQPWAV; from the exons ATGGAGCACTATGCAACGGACACGGAGACCGAGGATCAAGAAGAACCATTGTTGGACCGCGGTGAAGATGAACACATAGAAAGAG CCCCAGCATGTGGGTCATCCCGCTATGGCCTGGCCCTTCTTTCCAGTTATGGCTTTTTCGTGGCCTATGCCCTTCGGGTCAACCTCAGTGTTGCAATGGTGGACATGCTTAACAATACTGACGCCAGTGGCAACACCAGCTCCTCTGTGTGCCCTGCACACTCTAGCCCCGAACGGCCACAACATAACCACACA GCTAGTGTGTATGACTGGGACTCTGAGACCCAGGGCTGGATCCTGGGATCCTTCTTCTATGGTTACATCCTGACCCAGGTCCCCGGAGGCTACCTGGCACGCAAGTACGGGGCCAAGTGGCTCCTGGGCCTTGGAATCCTGGGAACTGTAatcttcaccctcctcaccccagtAGCTGCTGACTTGGGCCCTGGCTACCTTATCGCTGTGAGAGTATTGGAAGGAATCGGAGAG GGAGTGACATTTCCTGCCATGCATGCCATGTGGTCTTCTTGGGCCCCGCCAATGGAAAGGAGCCGGCTGCTCACCATTTCATACACTG GTGCCCAGCTAGGGACAGTTATTGCCCTTCCCCTCTCTGGAGAGATCTGCTTCTACCTGGACTGGACCTATGTCTTCTATGTGTTTG gtgccGTCGGGCTGGTGTGGTTCATCCTGTGGGTGCTCCTCGTCAGTAACACCCCCAGCACACACCCACGGATCTCTGAACAGGAGAAACGctacatcatctcctctctcaagAACGAG CTGTCTCCGACGGTGGATCACATCCCCTGGGGCTCCATTCTGACCTCTGTGCCTCTGTGGGCCATCGTGGTGGCTCACTTCTCCTACAACTGGACCTTCTACACGCTGCTCACCCTCCTGCCCACCTACATGAGCAACATTCTGGGCTTCAGCATCCAGCAG AATGGTGCCCTGTCGGCCCTGCCTTATATCGGCTGTGGCGTGCTGGCCGTGCTCGGGGGCCAGATGGCAGACCGCCTGAGGGAGAGCTGTCGCTTCTCCACCGTCGCCGTCAGGAAGGCCTTCACTATCGTAG GTATGTTAGGTCCAGCTGTGTTTTTGGTGGCTGCTGGGTACACAGACTGTAACTACATCTTGGCCGTGGCCTTTCTCtcggtctcctcctcccttggGGGATTGTCGGCCTCTGGCTTCAACATCAACCACCTCGACATCGCCCCCTC ATATGCTGGCATTTTGTTGGGCATCACCAACTCTTTTGCAACGATACCTGGTATGGTTGGACCAGTCATAGCCAGAGCACTGACCAAGAAT AACACTATTGAGGAGTGGCAGACCGTGTTCTACATCTCTGCCTGCATCAACCTGTTTGGCGCGGCCTTCTACACAGTGTTTGGCCGAGGCGAGGTGCAGCCTTGGGCTGTCTAG